One Perognathus longimembris pacificus isolate PPM17 chromosome 2, ASM2315922v1, whole genome shotgun sequence DNA segment encodes these proteins:
- the LOC125345648 gene encoding sperm motility kinase 4A-like produces the protein MIRKRRQVRFLWDPQVISTTKELRGAHYEVLRTIARGAFAPIKLARHLLTDSLVAVKILNKIDSEFFMTEVDILKSVEHQNIVKLFEVVETEERMYLVMEYLDGDLADYVQMVGRMEEELARPIFWQILGGVKYCHDHCIAHRDLKAENVLLNSRGIAKISDFGLSTRFLPRQELQRVCGTMTYWPPEIFKHQKYQGPKMDVWSLGVLLYYIVMGELPFKGRSWVVLKEQVPAGIFKIRKGLSPEFLGVLSYMMTANPKLRPSVWQVMSHSWFGEIEEEPPSLIETVEKQPDPTILQLMNSYLGIPPEEVQAALSGRIFNAASATFKILQDQQEQGQELTCLVRHPLPGPPPCPSPVDSSCRNLPFKRASAPVRHPAAGLPDEQQEEEGGRKGTRSVCLPYILWSPSTSVTDGKTEGSQSTPAPAAAAKSIPTGQPRELTCPAPEKQQQMGKRAGSLPNILYNLWTWNTEGERDISSAAPHLEPSVQECKDPGETEERSEIASETTVAETPSRGTEAVMGLRGRLWKRLKKVAKRCRKMCCCCLPGREL, from the coding sequence ATGATTAGAAAGCGTAGACAGGTGAGGTTCCTGTGGGACCCTCAGGTCATTTCCACAACCAAAGAGCTACGTGGGGCTCATTATGAGGTGCTGAGAACCATCGCTCGGGGGGCCTTTGCCCCCATCAAGTTGGCCAGGCACCTGCTCACAGACTCCCTGGTGGCCGTGAAAATCCTGAACAAGATTGACAGTGAGTTCTTTATGACAGAAGTGGACATCCTAAAGTCTGTGGAGCACCAGAACATCGTCAAGCTATTCGAGGTGGTAGAGACAGAGGAGCGGATGTATTTAGTTATGGAGTACCTAGATGGAGACCTAGCGGACTATGTGCAAATGGTgggcaggatggaggaggagcTGGCCAGACCAATATTTTGGCAGATCTTGGGAGGGGTCAAATATTGCCATGACCATTGCATTGCTCACAGGGACCTCAAGGCAGAAAATGTCCTGCTGAACAGCAGAGGCATAGCCAAGATATCTGACTTTGGATTGAGTACACGGTTCCTGCCCCGGCAAGAGCTACAGAGAGTGTGCGGGACAATGACCTACTGGCCGCCTGAGATTTTCAAGCATCAGAAATACCAGGGCCCCAAGATGGACGTCTGGAGCCTGGGTGTGCTACTCTACTATATTGTGATGGGAGAACTGCCCTTTAAAGGCAGGTCGTGGGTAGTGCTGAAAGAGCAAGTGCCAGCCGGAATATTTAAAATTCGAAAAGGTCTCTCCCCTGAGTTCCTAGGGGTTTTGTCATACATGATGACGGCCAACCCTAAGTTAAGACCATCTGTCTGGCAAGTAATGTCCCACTCCTGGTTTGGAGAAATTGAGGAAGAACCACCAAGTCTCATTGAGACCGTTGAGAAGCAGCCAGACCCCACCATTTTGCAGCTAATGAACTCCTACTTAGGGATTCCCCCAGAGGAGGTGCAGGCAGCCCTCTCTGGCAGGATTTTCAATGCTGCCAGCGCCACTTTCAAGATTCTGCAAGACCAACAAGAGCAGGGCCAAGAATTGACCTGTCTAGTGCGGCACCCCCTTCCTGGGCCTCCACCTTGTCCCTCCCCTGTGGACTCATCCTGCCGAAACCTGCCCTTCAAGCGAGCCAGTGCTCCTGTGCGCCACCCTGCTGCTGGCCTGCCTGatgagcagcaggaggaggagggtggcaggAAGGGCACCAGGTCTGTCTGCCTCCCCTATATCCTCTGGAGCCCTAGCACATCTGTAACAGATGGGAAGACTGAGGGCAGCCAGTCTACCCctgctccagcagcagcagcaaagtcCATCCCCACAGGCCAACCCAGGGAACTgacctgcccagcccctgagaagcagcagcagaTGGGCAAAAGGGCTGGTTCTCTCCCCAACATCTTATACAATTTGTGGACATGGAACACAGAGGGGGAGAGGGATATCAGCTCGGCTGCCCCACATCTGGAACCTTCTGTTCAAGAGTGCAAGGACCCAGgggagacagaagaaagaagtGAGATAGCCTCAGAAACAACTGTAGCAGAAACACCCAGCAGGGGCACAGAGGCAGTGATGGGGCTCAGAGGCAGGCTTTGGAAAAGGCTGAAGAAGGTTGCCAAACGTTGCAGAAAAATGTGCTGCTGCTGTCTTCCTGGTCGAGAACTCTAA